In a single window of the Nicotiana tomentosiformis chromosome 8, ASM39032v3, whole genome shotgun sequence genome:
- the LOC138897613 gene encoding uncharacterized protein, whose translation MDDTLNRKAKSMGSLAYLPVVKKPLAMDVQASANQFVRFDVSEPSQDKVQRSGAKEVVIGDDSVMRIRGRICVLNVDGLRDLILEEAHSSCYSIHPCVKYEYQKLGGLIQRLEIPEWKWERITMDFVVGLPRSLKKGSWDQFLPLAEFAYNNFQSSIQVASYEALYGRKYHSPVGCFEPGEARLLGTHLVRDAMEKVKVIQKRLRMVRSKQKNYVDRKVRDVAYMVGEKILLRVSPMKSVMRFGNKGKLSLRFIGPFEVLERI comes from the exons ATGGACGATACATTGAATAGGAAGgcaaagagtatgggtagtttggcatatttaccggtagtgaagaagccactagccatggatgttcaagcctcggccaatcagtttgtgagattcgatgtttcggagcctagtcag GATAAGGTGCAGCGAAGTGGTGCTAAGGAAGTAGTGATTGGTGATGATAGTGTTATGCGGATTCGAGGCCGGATTTGTGTTCTAAATGTTGATGGGttaagagatttgatccttgaggaggctcatagctcgtgctattccattcacccttgt gtgaagtatgaataTCAGAAATTGGGAGGGTTGattcagagattggagataccggagtggaagtgggagcgtattaccatggattttgttgtcggGCTCCCACGGTCGTTGAAGAA agggtcatgggatcagttccttccattagcagagtttgcctacaacaactttCAGTCGAGTATCCAGGTGGCTtcttatgaggccttgtatgggaggaaATATCATTCTCCGGTTGGTTGTTTTGAACccggggaggctaggttgttgggcactcaTTTGGTCCGTGATGCTATGGAGAAGGTCAAGGTGATCCAGAAACGGCTTCGTATGGTGCGGTCTAAACAAAAGAATTAtgttgataggaaggttcgtgatgttgcatatatggtgggtgagaagattttgctcagagtttcgcccatgaaaagtgtgatgaggttcgggaataagggcaagttaagccttcggtttattggcccttttgaggttcTTGAGAGGATATGA